In one window of Phycisphaerae bacterium DNA:
- a CDS encoding cysteine peptidase family C39 domain-containing protein, with protein MSPWLETIGIVLIALLGVFLGKLFSRPRRAVYWMAGYLLSVSLIFFLLIIRYSNSLAFTQPFVWISAGRVKFVIFSLAVTMGLTAPLSRLPYKFEKAAVCVLMVIIVFWFSVLPFLVPALIQNYLANLTTLLDANGVCFQTTDYTCAPAAAVTALGKLGLTADEGEIAILAHTSPVVGTLPGCLQSALQNRYGSEGLKCQYRRFDSIAQLKDAGLTLAVVKSAFLTDHCVAVLEVGDRMITIADPAGGKMLMSHKQFEEIWRFSGIVLKRDSTQGRVS; from the coding sequence GTGAGCCCGTGGCTTGAAACTATAGGTATTGTCCTGATAGCTCTGCTGGGTGTTTTTCTCGGCAAACTGTTTTCACGTCCCCGCCGGGCGGTCTATTGGATGGCGGGTTATCTTCTGTCTGTCTCGCTCATTTTCTTTCTGTTAATTATCAGATATTCTAATTCACTCGCCTTCACCCAGCCGTTCGTCTGGATTTCGGCAGGACGTGTAAAGTTTGTCATTTTCTCTTTAGCTGTAACAATGGGCCTGACCGCCCCGCTGTCGCGCCTGCCTTACAAATTTGAGAAGGCCGCTGTATGCGTCCTGATGGTTATAATTGTGTTCTGGTTTTCGGTTTTGCCTTTTCTTGTCCCCGCTTTGATTCAAAACTATCTCGCCAATCTCACTACTCTGTTGGATGCCAACGGCGTTTGCTTTCAAACCACAGATTATACTTGCGCTCCCGCTGCGGCTGTAACAGCCCTGGGTAAATTGGGGCTGACTGCTGACGAAGGAGAAATAGCTATACTTGCTCACACAAGCCCCGTCGTAGGTACTCTGCCGGGCTGTCTCCAGTCAGCGCTTCAGAACCGCTATGGCAGCGAGGGCCTTAAATGCCAGTACCGCCGCTTCGACTCAATTGCTCAGCTAAAGGATGCCGGCCTTACCTTGGCTGTTGTAAAAAGCGCATTTCTGACAGACCACTGCGTCGCCGTCCTCGAAGTCGGGGACAGGATGATTACTATCGCCGACCCTGCCGGCGGAAAAATGTTGATGTCCCACAAGCAGTTTGAAGAAATCTGGCGATTTTCCGGCATCGTCCTGAAGCGTGATTCTACGCAAGGCCGTGTAAGTTAA
- a CDS encoding HD domain-containing protein → MAHKFINEIEPGQTINDIYMVKEPVLRSTTKGDLYIAMFLCDRTGQLNGRMWQATEIVYNSLPKPGFVHIQGRSELYQSNLQVVVNNIGIVDASKVNIEEFLARTSKDVKQMFEDVKKILGGIKHSQLKSLVGEFLADTELMEKFCTAPAAASLHHSYIGGLLEHTHNMLRVAVAILPLYPDVQGDLVLTGILIHDIGKTEELAYDMAFSYTDSGQLIGHVAKSYLLLNKKAEVVAAKGTKIDDEILDALGHIVLSHHGKYEFGSPKLPATPEAFMVNYIDDLDAKINQVTAAIDNEPGDSNWTGYRKPLETRLYRKRIE, encoded by the coding sequence ATGGCGCATAAATTTATCAATGAAATCGAGCCGGGACAGACAATCAATGATATTTATATGGTAAAAGAGCCGGTTCTGCGAAGCACAACCAAAGGCGACCTGTATATAGCGATGTTCCTTTGCGACCGGACGGGGCAGCTGAACGGGCGGATGTGGCAGGCGACGGAGATAGTTTATAACTCGCTGCCGAAGCCCGGATTTGTCCATATACAGGGAAGAAGCGAGCTTTATCAAAGTAACCTGCAAGTTGTTGTAAATAACATCGGTATCGTCGATGCGAGCAAGGTCAACATTGAGGAATTTTTGGCGCGAACCAGCAAGGATGTAAAGCAGATGTTCGAGGATGTAAAAAAGATTTTGGGGGGTATAAAGCACAGTCAATTAAAATCACTTGTCGGAGAATTTTTGGCTGATACCGAACTGATGGAGAAATTCTGCACAGCGCCGGCCGCGGCGTCATTACATCATAGCTATATCGGAGGGCTGCTGGAGCATACCCACAATATGCTGCGGGTAGCTGTCGCGATACTGCCTTTGTATCCGGATGTGCAGGGCGATTTGGTCCTGACGGGGATTTTAATCCACGATATAGGCAAGACCGAAGAGCTTGCATACGATATGGCCTTTTCATATACCGATTCTGGACAGCTAATCGGGCATGTTGCAAAAAGCTACCTTCTGCTGAATAAAAAGGCTGAGGTTGTGGCAGCGAAGGGGACAAAGATTGATGACGAGATATTAGATGCTCTTGGGCATATTGTTTTGTCGCACCACGGCAAATACGAATTCGGCTCACCGAAGCTGCCGGCAACGCCAGAGGCGTTTATGGTCAATTATATTGACGATTTGGACGCCAAGATAAATCAGGTAACGGCGGCGATTGACAATGAGCCGGGGGATTCGAACTGGACAGGTTACCGAAAGCCTCTGGAAACGCGGCTTTACAGGAAACGCATCGAATAA
- a CDS encoding proline--tRNA ligase, with product MRYSRMLIPTVKEAPADAEVTSHKLMLRAGLMRKVSSGTYTYLPLGWRSLLKVITIVREEMNKAGAQEILMPSVQPMELWQKTGRDVDYGQTMAKFQDRHDHWNVIAPTAEEVVTTLAAGEINSYKQLPMNIYQISFKFRDEFRPRFGPIRSREFIMKDAYSFHADEKCLDKEYWNMYETYKRIFKRCGLGYVIVEAESGEMGGSGSHQFTIPCESGEDIIVYTEDSSYAANIEKAAVDALPKQKPLANVPKPEEVHTPNVGSIEAVCAFLKTQPKDMIKTLIYTTGTDQEYRKERGAYEADHKDENSWAEPILQIERKFAVLIRGDHDLNPEKLTQILGGKHAELADEAAIKKITGAKVGFAGPIGLAGKISKLIIDHAVAAMAVGVTGANKTDYHIKNVVPGRDFPLEGDNIIVADVRNAVEGDTYNGKKLLFRHGIEVGQVFKLGTKYSVKLGAKFLDETGKEQPCLMGCYGIGINRIVASAIEAGNDANGIIFPISIAPFEVIVTSVNQDDKEVVGTAEKIYQQLLDKNIEVLLDDRDLRGGIKFKDADLLGIPVRITVGSKSLKEGNIEIKLRSESQCQKVPVKEALNKTVELVDSLKKPLNC from the coding sequence ATGCGATACAGCCGGATGTTAATACCGACCGTCAAGGAAGCCCCCGCCGATGCGGAAGTTACCAGCCATAAATTGATGCTCCGCGCAGGCCTGATGCGAAAAGTCTCCAGCGGAACCTACACCTATCTGCCTCTCGGCTGGCGCAGCCTGCTCAAAGTCATCACAATCGTCCGCGAGGAAATGAATAAGGCCGGCGCTCAGGAAATCCTTATGCCCTCTGTCCAGCCGATGGAGCTGTGGCAAAAAACTGGCCGTGACGTTGACTACGGCCAAACTATGGCAAAATTCCAGGATAGGCACGACCACTGGAATGTCATCGCCCCGACAGCCGAAGAGGTCGTTACTACACTGGCCGCTGGCGAGATAAACTCGTATAAGCAGCTCCCGATGAATATCTACCAAATCAGCTTCAAGTTCCGCGACGAGTTCCGCCCGCGTTTCGGCCCTATTCGTTCCCGCGAATTCATAATGAAAGATGCGTACAGCTTCCACGCCGATGAAAAATGCCTCGACAAAGAATACTGGAATATGTATGAAACCTATAAACGCATCTTTAAACGCTGCGGCCTCGGTTACGTCATCGTCGAAGCCGAGTCCGGCGAAATGGGCGGCTCCGGCTCACATCAGTTCACCATCCCCTGCGAATCAGGCGAAGACATAATCGTCTACACCGAAGACTCCTCCTACGCCGCCAATATCGAAAAAGCCGCCGTTGACGCTCTGCCAAAACAAAAACCGCTTGCCAATGTCCCCAAGCCGGAAGAAGTGCACACTCCAAACGTCGGCAGCATTGAAGCCGTCTGCGCCTTCCTCAAGACCCAGCCGAAGGATATGATTAAAACCCTCATTTACACAACCGGAACAGACCAAGAGTATAGAAAAGAACGTGGAGCTTATGAAGCAGACCATAAAGATGAGAACTCTTGGGCTGAACCTATACTTCAAATTGAAAGAAAATTTGCAGTACTCATTCGCGGCGACCACGATTTGAATCCCGAGAAACTAACGCAAATCCTCGGCGGAAAACACGCTGAGCTTGCCGACGAAGCTGCAATCAAAAAAATCACCGGCGCAAAAGTCGGCTTCGCAGGACCAATTGGACTCGCAGGCAAGATTTCTAAATTAATTATCGACCACGCCGTTGCCGCTATGGCCGTCGGCGTCACCGGCGCAAACAAAACTGATTATCATATTAAGAATGTCGTCCCCGGCCGGGATTTCCCGCTCGAAGGCGATAACATAATTGTCGCCGATGTCCGAAACGCCGTCGAAGGCGACACATATAACGGAAAGAAACTGCTCTTCAGGCACGGCATTGAAGTCGGTCAGGTCTTCAAACTCGGCACTAAATATTCAGTCAAACTCGGCGCTAAATTCCTCGACGAAACCGGAAAAGAGCAGCCATGCCTTATGGGCTGTTACGGCATCGGTATAAACCGCATAGTCGCGTCAGCAATCGAGGCAGGCAACGATGCAAACGGCATCATCTTTCCGATAAGCATCGCACCATTCGAAGTCATCGTTACCAGCGTAAATCAGGATGATAAAGAGGTCGTAGGAACCGCCGAAAAAATCTATCAGCAATTGCTCGATAAGAATATCGAAGTCCTGCTCGATGACAGGGACCTCCGCGGCGGAATAAAATTCAAAGACGCCGATTTGCTCGGAATCCCCGTCCGGATTACCGTCGGCAGCAAGTCCCTCAAAGAAGGCAACATCGAAATCAAGCTGCGAAGCGAATCACAATGCCAAAAAGTCCCCGTTAAAGAAGCACTGAATAAAACCGTCGAATTAGTTGACTCGCTAAAAAAGCCGTTGAATTGTTAA
- a CDS encoding DUF4416 family protein, whose product MWNLNAPKPAKLIIGILAADQECLTAALEAINANFGKTDFVSDVWPFDQTDYYKEQTGENILRQFVSIEKLIDPAKLAKIKLKTNKIEQKLAEQSASDLLRPVNLDPGLIEPSKLVLATTKNYSHRIYIGKKIFAEVTLIYDKAAWRPFDYTYPDYKQDCYHDFFSKVRTRLVEQLKSKH is encoded by the coding sequence ATGTGGAACTTAAACGCTCCGAAACCTGCTAAGCTGATAATAGGTATCTTGGCCGCTGACCAGGAATGCCTGACAGCCGCCCTCGAGGCGATAAATGCCAATTTCGGCAAAACCGATTTTGTAAGCGACGTCTGGCCGTTCGACCAGACCGATTATTACAAAGAGCAGACCGGCGAAAATATCTTAAGGCAGTTCGTCAGCATCGAAAAACTTATCGACCCCGCCAAGCTTGCCAAAATCAAACTCAAAACCAATAAAATCGAGCAAAAACTCGCCGAACAATCCGCCTCCGACCTGCTCAGGCCGGTCAATCTCGACCCCGGCCTAATCGAGCCCTCCAAGCTTGTTTTAGCCACGACAAAAAACTACTCCCATCGCATATACATCGGCAAAAAAATATTTGCCGAGGTAACGCTTATTTACGATAAGGCCGCCTGGCGTCCCTTCGACTACACCTACCCCGATTACAAGCAGGATTGTTACCACGATTTTTTCAGTAAAGTAAGAACGCGATTAGTGGAGCAGTTAAAATCAAAGCATTAA
- a CDS encoding MraY family glycosyltransferase, giving the protein MAGSFILSVILTGLVRKLAERVGFVAHPAADRYHRSVIPLGGGIAIFTAITAILVTAAIAIKTLLVPGRLPWLVESAKINPADFLGKTNQLVIILLCALVLFLLGLWDDKKHLGPFLKLIVQFAVAVTAASFADVRVEFFIENTLITTALSAFWIVLIINAFNFLDNMDGASAGIAVIVASILFTAAAVSGQVFVGGLALVFIGILLGFLAFNFPPAKIFAGDAGSLVIGFFLAMLSLRTTYYNQAQSGRWYPVFIPLIVMAVPLYDFISVTILRIKQGKSPFVGDTQHFSHRLKKRGLSDTQTVLSLYLATLCTGLGATFLYQVNLAGAFLIFAQTFMILAIIAILETTSGNEKNAA; this is encoded by the coding sequence TTGGCCGGCTCATTTATACTGTCGGTCATCTTAACGGGCTTAGTAAGGAAACTGGCCGAGCGCGTCGGCTTCGTCGCTCACCCGGCCGCAGACAGATACCACCGCTCGGTAATTCCCCTCGGCGGCGGAATCGCAATCTTCACCGCTATAACCGCTATCCTGGTTACTGCCGCAATCGCGATAAAAACTCTGCTTGTCCCCGGCCGCCTCCCCTGGCTCGTCGAATCGGCCAAAATCAACCCAGCCGATTTTCTCGGAAAAACAAATCAGCTTGTAATTATTCTGCTCTGCGCTCTTGTCTTGTTCCTGCTCGGCCTCTGGGACGACAAAAAGCACCTCGGCCCATTTTTAAAACTCATCGTCCAGTTCGCAGTTGCGGTAACCGCCGCGTCCTTTGCAGATGTCCGGGTCGAGTTCTTCATCGAAAATACATTAATCACCACCGCCCTTTCCGCCTTCTGGATAGTCCTGATTATTAATGCCTTTAACTTTCTCGACAATATGGATGGCGCCTCCGCAGGCATCGCCGTAATAGTCGCCTCCATTTTATTCACCGCGGCCGCCGTAAGCGGCCAGGTCTTCGTAGGCGGACTGGCGCTCGTCTTCATAGGGATATTGCTGGGCTTTTTGGCGTTTAATTTCCCCCCCGCCAAAATCTTCGCCGGTGACGCCGGCTCGCTCGTAATCGGCTTTTTTTTGGCGATGTTGTCCCTGCGCACCACTTATTACAACCAGGCGCAAAGCGGCCGATGGTATCCGGTTTTTATCCCGCTTATCGTTATGGCGGTCCCGCTTTATGATTTTATCAGCGTAACTATCCTCCGTATAAAACAGGGTAAAAGCCCCTTCGTCGGTGACACCCAGCATTTTTCCCATCGGCTGAAAAAACGCGGCCTGTCCGATACCCAGACTGTTTTGTCCCTGTATCTGGCCACGCTCTGCACCGGCCTCGGAGCTACTTTCCTTTATCAGGTTAATCTCGCCGGAGCGTTCCTAATCTTCGCTCAGACGTTTATGATTTTAGCCATTATCGCCATTCTCGAAACTACATCGGGAAATGAAAAAAATGCCGCTTGA
- a CDS encoding O-antigen ligase family protein: MPLDSNLSKSKGQVILEYITLALCLCVIALRATYTEGPAMQSISPSNLNNNLYSLSVSAVLFFAFTFWLTYSFCSKRFLYRITAVEIGLFLFCIAAVIAAFAASNKRAAITDAACLIAPVLMAILLVQILDSPSKIKLVLVVIAALGVVSAYQCTDQFLTSNQAMIDQYEKDPQTILEPLGIQSSSFQQFLFEHRLYSKDVRGFFTTGNSAGSSAILASFAALALFIDKLKNRQSALSLIACGLTAAVVIFGLIITRSKGAISASLIAAVLFVAFLCFGNWLQSHKKAVLLVCLLLSIVLGFALVSYGLNHDRLPGGNSMLVRWQYWLAAAKMYADHPFTGVGPGNFANFYTHYKAAAALESVADPHNFLLTILTQYGPLGLVGFLALFFIPLWKSFPGRPGLSPQVQPQVPFGTLAAIYLPVLSVALLLIRPLVMRTPTGDTFEVAMYLIFTLYVAPLITFIVGFWLLTASQYAARSTQHAIRGTSIISAALFCAVLGLLLHNLIDFAIFEPPVFTALCAIVACLIASNSQQTLQPILVIKLPLPVRIILAASCLLLIWGFFNYALVPVAKTSKLNQQAVRQNIPSEYAHLILYLAAEMDPLDPTALNLNGRLYLQNYKETPNAQPALLKKAEACFLAAIARDNADFKNYEKLSEVYTLLTNSSPVEEKTDLLDYSFDCLLSAAERYPTSDRLRFELAEVSEQLGKTDIAVAQYEKAVEIEDAYRNQFKIMYPGREIFSRLGEENYQKAKQRIKQLSGQPAR; the protein is encoded by the coding sequence ATGCCGCTTGATTCAAACTTATCAAAAAGTAAAGGACAGGTGATTTTAGAATACATCACCCTTGCTCTCTGTCTTTGCGTGATTGCTCTTCGCGCGACCTACACCGAAGGCCCTGCAATGCAATCCATCTCCCCCTCCAACCTGAACAACAACCTCTACAGTCTGTCCGTATCAGCCGTCCTGTTCTTCGCGTTTACGTTCTGGCTTACATACAGCTTCTGCTCTAAAAGATTTTTATACCGTATCACTGCTGTCGAAATCGGCTTGTTTTTGTTCTGCATAGCTGCTGTCATTGCCGCTTTCGCCGCCTCGAACAAACGCGCCGCGATTACAGATGCTGCCTGTCTCATCGCGCCTGTGCTGATGGCGATTCTCTTGGTGCAGATATTGGATTCCCCCTCGAAGATAAAATTGGTGTTGGTAGTTATTGCCGCTCTGGGGGTGGTCTCCGCCTACCAATGCACCGACCAGTTTCTCACCAGCAATCAGGCAATGATTGACCAATATGAAAAAGACCCCCAGACTATCCTCGAACCGCTCGGCATACAAAGCAGCTCTTTCCAGCAGTTTCTTTTCGAGCATCGCCTCTATTCAAAAGACGTTCGCGGCTTTTTCACTACCGGCAATTCCGCCGGCTCATCCGCAATTTTGGCTTCCTTCGCCGCTCTCGCTCTATTTATTGACAAATTAAAAAATCGCCAATCCGCGCTGTCTCTTATCGCCTGCGGCCTCACTGCAGCCGTCGTCATTTTCGGCCTTATCATTACCCGCAGCAAAGGCGCAATCTCCGCATCTCTGATTGCAGCGGTTCTTTTTGTTGCGTTTCTTTGTTTCGGCAACTGGCTCCAATCCCACAAAAAAGCCGTATTACTTGTCTGCTTATTACTTTCCATCGTCCTCGGCTTCGCACTTGTTTCCTACGGATTGAATCACGACCGGCTGCCCGGCGGAAACTCGATGCTCGTCCGCTGGCAGTATTGGCTCGCCGCTGCAAAGATGTATGCCGACCATCCCTTCACCGGCGTCGGCCCTGGTAACTTCGCCAATTTTTATACACATTATAAAGCTGCCGCGGCGCTGGAGTCTGTTGCAGACCCCCACAATTTTCTGCTCACTATTTTGACTCAGTATGGACCGCTCGGCCTTGTCGGTTTCTTGGCTTTATTCTTCATACCTTTGTGGAAATCATTTCCCGGCCGGCCGGGGCTTTCTCCGCAAGTTCAGCCGCAGGTGCCCTTCGGAACCCTTGCCGCAATTTACCTGCCGGTCTTATCCGTTGCGTTACTGCTTATCCGGCCGCTGGTTATGCGCACTCCCACCGGCGACACCTTTGAAGTAGCGATGTATCTGATATTCACATTATATGTTGCGCCGCTGATTACATTTATTGTCGGTTTTTGGCTTTTGACGGCATCGCAATATGCTGCACGCAGCACGCAACACGCTATACGCGGTACGAGCATCATCTCTGCTGCTCTTTTTTGTGCTGTCTTAGGTTTACTTCTGCACAACTTGATAGACTTTGCCATTTTTGAGCCGCCCGTGTTTACCGCTTTGTGCGCGATAGTCGCCTGTCTTATTGCATCTAACTCCCAGCAAACTCTTCAGCCAATACTTGTTATAAAACTTCCTCTTCCAGTGAGAATAATATTAGCTGCTTCCTGCCTGCTGCTGATTTGGGGTTTCTTTAATTATGCGCTGGTCCCCGTCGCCAAGACATCGAAACTCAATCAGCAGGCGGTCCGGCAGAATATCCCTTCTGAATATGCTCACCTTATCTTGTACCTTGCAGCCGAAATGGATCCGCTGGACCCGACGGCATTAAACCTGAACGGCAGGCTCTATTTGCAAAATTACAAAGAAACACCGAACGCGCAGCCGGCCCTGCTCAAAAAGGCTGAAGCTTGTTTCCTTGCCGCCATTGCCCGTGATAATGCGGATTTCAAAAACTATGAAAAGCTTAGCGAGGTTTACACACTGCTCACAAACAGCTCACCCGTGGAAGAAAAAACTGATTTGCTGGATTACTCGTTCGACTGCCTTTTGTCCGCCGCCGAGCGATATCCAACCTCCGACCGCCTGCGGTTCGAATTGGCCGAAGTCTCCGAACAATTGGGCAAGACCGATATCGCCGTCGCCCAGTACGAAAAAGCGGTTGAAATTGAAGATGCCTATCGTAATCAGTTTAAGATAATGTACCCGGGACGTGAAATATTCAGCCGGCTCGGCGAGGAAAATTACCAAAAAGCAAAACAGCGGATAAAACAACTCTCCGGGCAGCCGGCTCGATAA
- a CDS encoding YebC/PmpR family DNA-binding transcriptional regulator, which yields MSGHSHWSSIKHKKAAVDAKRGRAWSKVARMIIVAARAGGGDPGANLSLRYAIDKAKSVNMPKDTIEKAVKKGTGGTDGVSFSEVHYEGYGPGGVAIVVEGLTDNHNRTAPEIKKIFEKHGGSLGTTGCVNWMFSKKGVINVKAEGTNEDELMEIVLAAGADDMQNTGELFEITCDAGIHEGLKNTLTEKGIAIETSEISMVPQNTITISDAVTAKKIISLMEAFEDHEDIQNTYANFDIPQDILSSLDGA from the coding sequence ATGTCAGGTCATTCTCACTGGTCAAGTATAAAGCATAAAAAAGCGGCGGTTGACGCAAAGCGCGGCAGGGCGTGGAGCAAGGTAGCACGAATGATAATCGTCGCCGCGCGAGCGGGCGGGGGCGACCCGGGAGCGAACCTGTCTTTACGGTATGCCATCGACAAGGCAAAGAGCGTCAATATGCCGAAAGACACGATTGAGAAGGCAGTTAAAAAGGGGACCGGCGGAACCGACGGGGTTAGTTTTTCGGAGGTTCACTACGAAGGTTACGGGCCGGGCGGGGTGGCCATAGTGGTGGAGGGGCTGACAGACAATCACAACCGGACGGCTCCGGAAATTAAGAAGATTTTCGAGAAGCACGGCGGCTCACTGGGGACAACGGGATGCGTCAACTGGATGTTCAGCAAGAAGGGTGTGATAAACGTTAAGGCGGAGGGGACAAACGAAGACGAGCTTATGGAGATAGTTTTGGCCGCCGGTGCGGACGATATGCAAAATACGGGGGAGCTGTTCGAGATAACGTGCGACGCGGGAATCCATGAGGGGCTGAAGAATACACTGACGGAAAAAGGGATAGCCATCGAGACATCTGAGATTTCGATGGTGCCTCAGAATACTATTACCATCAGCGATGCGGTGACAGCAAAGAAAATAATTTCGCTGATGGAAGCATTCGAAGACCACGAAGACATTCAAAACACATACGCTAATTTTGACATACCGCAGGATATATTGAGCAGTTTAGACGGCGCATAA
- a CDS encoding SMP-30/gluconolactonase/LRE family protein, translating into MSREILVCVVLAVSAAVSCGAEKVSVAAEGAKVEKLAGGFKFTEGPAADKEGNIFFTDIHNNRIHKWTLDGKLITFDKDSGGANGLFFDKKGDLLVCEGGRRRVVSIGQNGRRKVLADKYDNKQLNSPNDLWADANCGIYFTDPRYGGKVGMEQGGEYVYYLLPDHKKLIRVIDDMVRPNGVIGTADGKTLYVADHGGGKTFVYAINEDGTLSNKKLFAPEGSDGMTIDNEGNIYLTTNVVAVYNKNGEKIETIEVPEQPSNVCFGGKDKKTLFITARTSLYSVRMRTASGG; encoded by the coding sequence ATGAGCAGGGAAATTTTAGTGTGTGTGGTTTTGGCGGTGTCGGCGGCGGTGAGCTGCGGTGCAGAGAAGGTGAGCGTTGCGGCGGAAGGCGCGAAGGTAGAGAAACTGGCGGGCGGGTTTAAATTCACGGAAGGGCCGGCGGCTGATAAGGAGGGCAATATCTTCTTTACGGATATTCACAATAACCGGATTCACAAGTGGACGTTAGACGGCAAGCTTATAACGTTTGACAAGGATTCCGGCGGGGCCAACGGATTATTCTTCGATAAAAAGGGCGACCTGCTGGTTTGTGAAGGCGGCAGGCGGCGGGTAGTGTCAATAGGACAAAACGGGAGAAGGAAGGTGCTGGCGGATAAATACGATAATAAACAGTTGAACAGCCCGAACGACCTGTGGGCCGATGCGAATTGCGGGATTTATTTTACCGATCCCCGGTATGGCGGCAAGGTCGGAATGGAGCAGGGGGGCGAATATGTTTATTATCTTTTGCCAGACCATAAAAAACTTATCCGCGTAATCGACGATATGGTCAGGCCAAACGGCGTGATAGGGACAGCGGACGGCAAAACGCTTTACGTTGCGGACCACGGCGGAGGCAAGACGTTCGTATATGCCATCAATGAGGACGGGACGCTGTCTAATAAAAAGCTTTTTGCGCCGGAAGGTTCGGACGGGATGACGATAGATAACGAGGGCAATATCTACCTAACGACAAATGTTGTTGCGGTTTATAACAAGAACGGTGAAAAGATAGAAACGATAGAGGTTCCTGAGCAGCCATCGAATGTCTGTTTCGGCGGCAAAGATAAAAAGACGCTTTTTATTACGGCGAGAACATCGTTATATTCGGTGCGGATGCGAACGGCGTCTGGTGGATGA
- a CDS encoding PEP-CTERM sorting domain-containing protein (PEP-CTERM proteins occur, often in large numbers, in the proteomes of bacteria that also encode an exosortase, a predicted intramembrane cysteine proteinase. The presence of a PEP-CTERM domain at a protein's C-terminus predicts cleavage within the sorting domain, followed by covalent anchoring to some some component of the (usually Gram-negative) cell surface. Many PEP-CTERM proteins exhibit an unusual sequence composition that includes large numbers of potential glycosylation sites. Expression of one such protein has been shown restore the ability of a bacterium to form floc, a type of biofilm.), whose product MKTIISAIALASLVFCFAGITKAATIEFNLLDLGCPTTFSYNSSRWRTDIDLGIPVNEISHVYIDWSGTFTASLLAYSDDPANPFPMYVSLSAELVTGLTSYFTRIFGGESAYPAPQSFTAVSELFNVGSWSPSEPYINFRYSELVPFGKPVNLVEHGSLTLNDATLIIEGTFVPEPASLFLLTLGGLFLKRGRNNK is encoded by the coding sequence ATGAAAACGATAATCTCAGCTATCGCACTTGCATCGCTTGTTTTTTGTTTTGCGGGCATAACTAAAGCCGCTACTATTGAGTTTAATTTACTTGATTTGGGCTGCCCGACAACGTTCAGCTATAATTCATCTCGCTGGCGCACAGACATCGACCTCGGTATTCCTGTTAATGAAATATCTCACGTCTATATCGATTGGTCAGGCACATTCACCGCCAGTCTGTTAGCGTATAGTGACGACCCCGCTAACCCATTTCCGATGTATGTGTCTTTAAGCGCCGAATTGGTGACAGGACTTACGTCATACTTCACTAGAATCTTTGGGGGAGAATCCGCCTATCCTGCCCCGCAATCATTTACCGCCGTCTCTGAGCTTTTCAATGTGGGTTCGTGGTCACCGTCAGAACCATATATTAATTTCCGATACAGTGAACTAGTACCATTCGGCAAACCTGTAAATCTTGTTGAGCACGGTTCGCTAACGCTAAATGATGCGACATTGATCATCGAGGGGACATTCGTCCCCGAGCCGGCTTCTTTATTCCTTCTCACCCTCGGCGGACTCTTCCTCAAAAGAGGCCGAAATAACAAATAG